The window CCTCATCTTTTAAATGAACAATCGGATAAAGAATTTCGCTTTCCAGTTCTTCTTCCAGCAAGTCTTTAAGACCATTTTCGGAATAGTAGGTTTCTCCGTTGAAAAGTATTTTCAGTCCCGGGTTCAGGTAGGCATAATTGCGGAGCATTCTCTCTATATACTCTTTTCTGTATTTGAAGTGCAGAAATATTTCTCCATCCGGAATAAAGGAAATTTCGGTACCATTTCTGTCCGAAGTTTCTTTTTCCTCAAAGTTTTCTTTGATCATTCCACGGGAAAATTCAGCAACTTTCATTTTTCCGTCTCTGAAAGAGCGTACACGGAAATAATCTGAAAGGGCATTTACCGCTTTGGTACCTACCCCGTTCAATCCTACAGATTTTTTAAACGCTTTGCTGTCATACTTACCACCGGTATTCATTTTGGATACAGCATCTACTACTTTGCCCAGCGGAATTCCACGTCCAAAGTCACGGATGGTAACTTTACCGTCGTCCAGTTTTATTTCAATTCTTTTTCCTGAGCGCATTCTGAACTCATCAATAGAGTTATCAAGAATTTCTTTAAGCAGGATATAAATACCGTCATCAGCAGAAGACCCGTCACCAAGCTTCCCGATGTACATACCGGGGCGCAGACGGATGTGTTCCTGCCAATCGAGGGTTCTGATATTATCTTCGGAGTAGGTTGGATTTATTTCTTGTGACATATATGATTTCAGCAAACATACAAAAATACAAAATTGTCCAAAATTATCCGAATTTTAAAAATCATTTTTTCCTAACTTTTATGGTTCAGCCATGAGAGCTGGAATAGAATTTCAAGTCAATTAAATCTGTTACGGCACAAAAGCAGTAAAAGTTCATTCTAAACCCTAAGATTTTTGTTAATATTGCCTATAGTAAAAATATTGTTTTAGATCTGCTAAGTTCTAATTTGCTCTTTCCAGCTTATGTATCATATTTTTGAGCATAGCAGGTACAATAAGCTTATGAAAAGGACGGACAGGCAAAAAATACAGCACGCCCAGCCAATTATGAAATTTTACCGTAGTGGAGATCGTAAGGGAATTTTCTTCCTCATCCTCATTTTTGTCAAATAAAAGGGAAACCCGGAAATCCAGATGCCTGTCATCTTCTCCCAGAATAATTTCGTTATTCGTTTTATCAAAAACTTTAAAAAGCCCTATCCGTTCTCCCACTTCATATTGAGCATCATTCCCTGGCTGCTTCTTTTCTTTTTCAGCTCCGGTTTTCAGCCCGAATAATCCGACTATTTTATTCCTGAAAGCAAACATTTTCTTTCCCCAAACGGGTCCGCTTGTAAAGAAAGCTTTTCCAACTGCTGTAATATCTACATTCCTGCCTCTCTCCGTCAGTTCTCCTTCAAAGCTATCCATATAATCAAAATCTTTTTTTCCTTTGTACAATATGGATTTTTCCGGAAACTCTGTCTTTTTAATTTTTATTGATATTGGCTTTAATGGGTTCTATTCCTATCAAATTTAGGCATCTTTATGTATATTTTAAAGAAAAAACCAAACACATGTTTAAAATCATGTTTTGCCTGAAAACGTATTGGCTTCCAATTTAAAATCACCCTTTACAGAATTTTTATTCTTTCAAATTCAAACTGCTTTAAATATTTCATTAAATTCGGTCAACAAAACTTTTTTATGATACAACTTCCTTTGTCTAAACTTTCCAATGTAGGAACTACTATTTTCAGCCAGATGACTCAGCTTGCCAATGAAAATGAAGCCATTAACCTGTCCCAGGGATTTCCTGACTTTATGCCTGACCCGGAATTACTCAATCATGTAGACCATTTTATTAAAAAAGGATTTAACCAGTATGCTCCGCTGGGAGGGATGATTGGCCTGAAGGAAGAAATTGCCCGGAAAATAGAAAACAGCCATCAGGCAGTGTACCATCCGGATGCTGAAATAACCGTTACAGCTGGCGGAACGCAGGCTATTTTCACCGCTATTGCGTCTTTTATCAAGAAAGATGATGAAGTGATCATTTTTGAACCGGCCTATGATTGTTATGAACCTACCGTAGAACTTTTCGGAGGGATTGTAAAACGTTTTGAAATGAAGGCTCCGGATTACGAAATAGACTGGACCGCTGTAAAAAATCTGGTGAATGACAAAACCAGAATGATTATTCTTAACAATCCCAACAACCCCTCCGGAAAAATCCTGAAAGAACAAGATATACAAGAACTTATCCGGCTGGTAAAAGATACATCCATTCTTATTTTAAGTGACGAAGTCTATGAAAATATTGTTTTTGACGGAAAACAGCATGTAAGCATCTGCAAATACCCGGAACTGAAAGAAAGAAGCCTTCTTGTAGCCTCTTTCGGGAAACTTTTCCATGTTACCGGATGGAAAGTGGGTTATTGTGCTGCACCCAAAAGCTTAACTGATGAATTCAGGAAAGTGCATCAGTTCAATGTTTTCTGTGTAAACACCCCTATTCAGCTTGCTTTGGCAGAATACATGAAAAATGAAGCGCATTACGCCCATCTGAACCAGTTTTTCCAGGAAAAAAGAGATTTTCTGAGAAAAGGTCTGGCCGGAACTTCTTTTGACCTGCTGGATTGTGAAGGAACCTATTTTCAGGCGGTAAAATATGATAAGATTTCAGATAAAAATGATTTCGATTTTGCATCAGAACTTACGATCACTCATAAGGTAGCGAGCGTTCCTTTTTCTTCATTCTATAAAAATAAGCTGAACGAAAATGTAATCAGATTATGTTTTGCGAAAAAGCAGGAAACTCTGGAAAGAGCCATTGAAAATTTATCAAAGATTTAATCTAACACCAACTCAATATTAAACTATGAAAAAATCAATCTTATCACAGGGAAAAAAATTAACCAGGACAGAATTACACAAAGTCAATGGAGGTTTGGGCACTATAAGATGTACCAACTCTTCAGGCTACTGTGTATATATCGGACCGGGATGCAGCGAAGAGAAGTGCCAGTTACCGGAACCTCTTGAAGCTGTAGACTAAAAGGCAATACATCGGCCGGTTCAAAATGAACCGGCCGATGTATTGTAATGATCGTATTCTATTTAAATGTTATTATAAAAACATTCCTCCGGAAACTTCAATTCTCTGGCCGTTGATCCATCTTGCATCTTCCGTACAAAGGAAGGCTACTACTCCGCCAATATCATCAGGAAGTCCGGCTCTGCCTAAAGCTGTATTGGCCGAAATCATTGAGTTTACCTGGGCATCATCTCTTGTTCTTCCACCTCCGAAATCGGTTTCAATAGCCCCCGGAGCTACAACGTTAGATTTGATTTTTCTTGCTCCCAGTTCTTTTGCCTGATATTTTGTCAGCATATCAACAGCGGCTTTCATAGAACCATATACTGAAGATCCCGGTACGGCAAATCTTGCCAATCCTGAAGATACGTTAATAATTCCGCCACCATCATTGATGAACGGCAACAATTTTTGAGTCAGGAAAAATACTCCTTTGAAATGAATATCAACCATGTCATCCAATTGCTCTTCTGTAACATCAGGAATCGGGGCATATAGAGCTGTACCTGCATTATTCACCAGATAATCAATATTTCTGCTTCCGGTTTTTCCTTCCAGATAATCTCCCAGCGTTTTAACAAAAGTTTCAAAACTTTTTGTGTTTTTTGTGTCTAATTGATAAGCTGCGGCTTTTCTGCCCATTGACTGGATTTCTTCTACTACTTTATCAGCTTCTTCTTTATTGCTCTTATAGGTAATTACCACATCTAATCCTTTTTGAGCTATTTTAAGCGCTGAGTTTTTTCCCAACCCACGGCTTCCGCCTGTTACTAATGCAATTTTTGTTTTTGTGTTCATTGTATTTTGATTATTTTGATGGTACAAAGTTGGGATATTTTCAGACCGGAGTGTTTGCTTGAATCAATCTGAAATTTGCAAAATTCAAATCATGAGCGAAATTCCATAGGTGTACATAAGGTTTTTCTTTTGAAAAAATTAGAAAAATGGGCTATTTCTTCAAAACCCAGGGCATATGAAATTTCTGAAACATTCCATTTGGTTTGCCTTAAGAGAATCTTAGCTTCCTGAATAATCCGGTCAGAAATAAATTCAGTGGTTGTTTTTCCGGTACTTTCTTTTAATTTTTTATTCAAATAATTAACGTGAACAGCCAATCTGTCGGCATAATCTTTAGCTGTTTTCAGCTGTAATCTCTGATCTGAGGATTCAATGGGAAACTGTCTTTCAAGGAGTTCTATAAATAAAGATACTACTCTTAGGGAAGCATCATTTGTAGCTGAAAGTTTTGCAGCAGGCTGTAATTTCTGTCCGTAATGAATCAGCTCCAGCACATAATTCCTGATCAGGTCATATTTAAAAATATAATCGGAATCTATTTCCTTTTTTACTTTTGCGAACAGAATTTCAATTTCATCTGCCAGTTCATCGTCAATTTCAAACACAGGAATATTACCCGGCTGAAATATAGGCAGATCTTCCAATGAAAACTGCGATTGTGCCTTGATAAAGAAATCTTCTGTAAACACACAGAAGCTCCCAGACTGATCAGGATCTTCCGGCACCCAGTGATAGGGAACTTTAGGAGTGGCAAACAACAGGGCATTTTGCTTTATCGGAATGATCTTGTCTGCATATTCAGCTCTGTTTTTTCCTCTGATAAGACTTATTTTGTAATACTTCCTCCTGTTATAGGGCATTTCTGAAGTAGTTCTTACTCTTTCAATGGTCTGTCTTATATCAAAAACATTAAAGTGTCCGATATCTTTATGAAGACCTTTTGGGAAAATACTCTCCAGGTCTTTGCCTAATTTGGCAGCCATTTCTCTGTAGAAATCTTCCAGTGAAGTATGGGTTACTTTTTCCATGGCAGATGATTTGTAAAATTCAAATATACGAAGTTATGCAACAGACTGCTTTGAATTGTTTTACAGGTTGCTTGCCAAAATTCCAAACTCTTCTTACCAACTCCATCCGGTAAGGATTGCGAAACGTTCCAGGCCCACATTACACTTATAATTTTTCTGCATACATTCTTCCAGGACCAGCCGTTCCGGAATAGCAGGCAGTTCTGCTATAAATGGTTACGGTATAACGACAGGACCTACAAAACATAACTTTATTTGAGTTATATTCGTGGTACATCATTTTATACTTTTCCACCATTGCTTAAACTGCTGTGCATTGTCATTTAACCTTATCTTTTCACCAATCATGGGAGTGGCAAGACGGTATGGTTTTCCCTGAGATAATCCTGAAATACGTTCCAAAGGCTCATTCCAGGGATGCCTTGCTAAGGTAAATTTGGAGTGGTGAACGGGCAGCATATTTTTTGCGTTCAATTCTGCTGATGCCAGAGCAACTTCTTCAGGTAATTCATGTACGGACTGCCATGCTTTATTGTATTGACCGCACTCCATGACAGCCCAATCGATTGCGGGATATTTTGCTGCAATCTGTTTGAAACGACCACTATACCCACCATCTCCACTGTAATAAACATTCATCCCGGGAGACTGAATAAAAAATGAAAGCCACAAAGCCTGTGAGCTTTTAAATCCTCTTCCGCCGTCATGATGAGTGCTTTCCGCAAAAATGGCAAAACCAGGCTTCACCTGTATTTTTTCGCCCCAGTCCTTTTCAATGATCTGCTGTTTTGCATACCCCCATCTTTCATAATGAGCTCCGGCTCCCAATCCGCAAATAACATATTTTACTTTAGCCTGTAATGCGGATACGGTTTCATAATCCAGATGGTCGTAATGATCGTGTGAAAGCAGCATATAATCTATTTCCGGCATATCGTCTGCTGTATAAATATCGCTTCCTTTGTAAGCTTTTACTCCCCATGGCAGTGGCGATGCTTTACCGCTGAAAACAGGGTCTGCAAGAATCTTCACGCCATTCAGCTGTAAAAAGAATGAAGAATGTCCGAACCAAACCATTACATTTTCGTCGGCCGGGATGGATTTCAGATCAGTTTTTATAGAAGGAATAGCATCTAAAGGCTCTGTATGGGGAAATTCTTTTGTAAGGGAGGTCCATATTTCTCCCAGCATGCTATATCCTTCAGTAATCGTTGGCTTTTCTTCCAGATTTCTGAATTTTCCTTCTTTATAATGGGGTGATTTTTTGATGAGTTCCAGCCTTTCTCCTTCCGGTAATGCCCCAAATTGTGGTTTCTTCATGTAAAACCAGGTTATAAAAATCATCATAAGGGCAAGGGACAGTATAGCAATTAATGTCCTTTTTACTACTTTTAAAAATGTCTTCATTCAACAGATATTTTAATACCATTCACTTGCAGGGCAGATTGTAGATAGCTTCTGAAAGCATATTGGATCATTTCACGTCCTACTTCTTCCATTTTGCAGATCCAATCTGGAAATGCCAGATACCATAATGGTAATAATGCATCAAAAATACGGTAAATAAAGAGAACATTTTTTTCCTTTTACAGGCTTCCTCAATCCGGGACGGAAATGATCTACTGCCTTAAAAATAATTCTCTATTTTTTCTAAACCCTGTGATATATTTCATTTATTTTTATTACATTCGTTACAACTAACCCATTAAAAATCAAATCAATGAAAAATCAAATCACTCAGATTGGGAAAAAACTGAACAAAAAAGAATTAAGAACTATTAAAGGAGGACTTATCAATTGTATGGAACCAGTTTTATGCCCGGCACCTCCGTGTGAACCTGCTTCTGATCCGTATGGATGTACTATCATCTCTCCTAAATGTGCACAAAAGGAATGCAGACCACAATTGTAGTAACCATTCACATTACAAAATACCATGGAAAAAGCAAAACTTAACAAAGGCAAAAGACTTAATAAACAAGAACTGAAGTCTATTCAAGGGGGATTGCTGAACTGTATGGAACCTATTCCCTGTACGGAATTTCCCTGCGAAACATATCCACCGGGAGACATAAGAAATTGTACAACCATTTCCATCAGCTGCGCACAAAAAATCTGCAGACCGCAACCTTAAAATTTTAATAGAATAATTCACTAAACACCCAATATTATGAAAAATCAAAATTTAACCCACGGAAAAAAACTAACCAAAAAACAGCTGAGCGTTGTTACCGGAGGAAAGGAAATGTGCCTGCTTCCGGATCTGACTTGTAAAAAATATTCTCTTGCCTGTGCAGAAAAACAGTGCCAGCCTGGTATTGAATTGTAGCATTAAACCACCCAAACTGTAACGAATGATAAACCATCATTTAAACAACGGGAAAAAAACTCAATAAAAAGGAGTTGAAAACCATTTAAGGAGGAGTAAGGATATGAAGTATACAGAATGGAACAATATGTACACAAATTCACCCATCATGCTATGAACCGCAGTGCCGAACCGGTCAGGCAGATTTGACGTGTACAGATATCGTTGGTAACTGTGTTGTGGTCTCCTTTAACTGCAAAGAGCCAAAATGCCGATTCGAGACAGGTTTTTAACTTTAAAAATAAAAGAACTGTTCTCTGATTCAGGGAGCAGTTTTTAAGTAAAAGAATTTATTTAAAAACAGATCAAATCTTACGATAAGACATGCAAAAAGCGCTTCCTGATAAAATGGAAGCGCCTTTTTTATAACTAACTTTAATACTTTTCTTATACATTGAATCTGAAGTGCATGATGTCCCCATCCTGTACAATATATTCTTTACCTTCCACAGAAAGTTTTCCGGCTTCTTTGATCTTTACTTCAGAGCCGTAAGTGATATAATCATTATACTTGATGACTTCTGCACGGATAAACCCTTTTTCAAAATCGGTGTGAATTACTCCCGCAGCCTGTGGTGCAGTCCATCCCTGTCCGATAGTCCATGCTCTTACTTCTTTTACCCCAGCTGTAAAATAAGTCTGAAGCTTTAAAAGGTCATACGCTTTTCTGATCAAACGGTTTACTCCCGGTTCAGTAAGTCCCAGCTCATCAAGGAAAATTTCTCTTTCTTCGAAAGTTTCAAGCTCGTTGATATCTGCTTCAATCTGTGCTGCCAATACTACGACCTCTGCTCCTTCACCTTTAGCCATTTCTTCGATCTTACCAATCCACTCATTTCCGTTTTTAATAGAATTTTCATCTACATTACAAACGTAAAGCACCGGCTTATTGGTCAATAACTGAACTTCTCCAATGATTGATTTTGTAAAATCATCTACAGCAAATTCTCTTGCATTTTTACCATCCTCAAGGAATTTCTGTAAGTTTTGAAGGGTTTCGTAAGTAAGGATATCTTCTTTCTTCCCTGATTTGATGAACTTTTTAGCTTTCTCTACTGCCTTTCCTACGGTTTCAAGGTCTTTCAGCTGAAGCTCTATATCAATAATTTCTTTATCTCTTAACGGATCTACGGAACCTTCTACGTGAACGATATTTCCATTGTCAAAACATCTTAACACGTGAATAATCGCTTCACACTCGCGGATATTAGCCAGGAACTGATTCCCCAATCCTTCTCCTTTGCTGGCTCCTTTCACAAGACCTGCAATATCAACAATCTCAACTACCGCTGGTAAAACTCTTTCAGGCTTTACGATTTTCTCCAGTTCAAACAATCTCTGATCCGGTACAGAAACCGTCCCAAGGTTCGGCTCAATAGTACAGAAAGGATAGTTGGCTGATTGGGCTTTTGCGTTGCTCAGACAGTTAAAAAGTGTTGATTTACCTACATTCGGCAGGCCTACGATTCCACATTTCATATTGTAAAATTCAAAGTTTAAGGTTTAGGGGCAATCCAAGGCTTCTTCAACTTTAACCATTGAACTCAGAACCTTGAATTACGAGTGTGCAAAGATAGTGATTTTTGGGAGAGTTTCATAATAAAAAAATCTGTCAGGATTCTGACAGATTTTTCAAAAGGTTTTGGATTCACCGGATATTTTACGGATTATCTCCTGTGGCACTCTGAGCCAGGGGAACATCATTCGGTGTTTCCTGTAAAGTTTTATCTAAAGTAAATAAAGATTCATCAGTAGCCCTGTCTCCTCCTGCAATTTTCAGTTTATCTATTAAATTCTGTGCTAATGTTTCTTCTTCAATCTGCTCCTGTACAAACCACTGCATAAAATTCCAGGTTGCCCAGTCTTTTTCTTCCATAGAAAGGTCTGCAATTCTGTAAATAGCGGTTGTATTATCCACTTCATGTTTAAAAACTCCGTCAAAACAGGCGGTAAGGCTTTCGGGATCTGCCGGAGGGGCCGGAATAGCGTTTACTTTTGGTTTACCACCCCGGTTAAGAATATATTCCATGAATTTGATTGAATGATTTCTTTCTTCCTGAGCATGGCGGTAAAGGAAATTGGCGATTCCCTGATATCCTTTATCATCAGCCCAAATTCCATACGATAAAAAAACATGTGATGCGTGAATTTCTTTATTCATTTGGTCACTGAGTGCTTTTTCCATGTTATCGGAAAGTCTTTTGGTATTCATAATGTTATATTTTGGTGATTATAGGAGTAATCATGCAAAAATGGTTCCGATAAAGTTTTTATTTTACACCAAAAACTGTAATACTCTTCAAAACATAATTGATTTTCAATATTTTAAATTGATAATTTATAGTTATTCTAAAATAAAAACCAGCTCTATTTTGAGAACTGGCTTTTACATTTATTATTGAGATTGCTTCACCCGAAGGTTCGCAACAACATATAGGGAGCGGGTTTCACCGCAATTATTTCATTTTTCGGGCTGTATAATCACTTTCATTTCCTAATCTGTCGATGGCTTTAATAGCAATTGCGTTCAGTTTTTTACCGTCTTTAAATTTGGGAATGTCTTTTGAAAGGGTATCCAGTGTTAGAATTTCTGTCTGCCATACTCCGTTGTACTGAGTAAAAAGAGCCCACAGGAAAACATCCGCAGCATTTTTGGTGCTCCAGCTGGTCTGTGCAAAGCTTCCGTTATCGGCAATGAATAAGGTAGGTGTCTGCAATGGTACAGCTTTTATCCATGGAGATTTCGGTACCAGTGCTTTTTCATTATATGGTCCGTTTTTCAGAGCAGGAAGCATATTGGCATTTTTGGTTAATCCGGCAATGCTCCAGTGAATTTCTCCGGCATCATTCTTCAGGATATTTCTGGAGATTGCAATCTGATTTTTAATTTCCGCAGGACGGTCTGATACTTTAATCTCAACGGTATTCAGTCCCGGCCATAAATGGCGGTTCATTGTATTTTCAGACTGCCACCAGCTTAGAAGTGCCTCAAAACTTTGTCCTTTGGAATCTACAGGCCAGTAAAGCTGCGGTGAGAAATAATCTACCCAGCCTTTATTCAGCCATAGCTTGGCATCTGCATACAATTCGTCATACTGAGAGGAACCTACAATACCTGCGGGATATCCGGGTTTCCAGATTCCGAACGGGCTGATTCCGAATTTTACATTATTTTTTTCTGCATGAATTTCTTTATAGATCCGTTCTACAAATTTATTTACGTTATCTCTTCTCCAGTCTGCTCTGGATAAGGTACCTCCACTGCTTACATAGGCATTCCATGTAGCATTATCCGGAAAATCCGCACCTCTGTTATAGGTGGCATAAGGATAGAAATAATCGTCAAAGTGAACAGCATCAATATCGTATCTTTTGACAATGTCTTTCACGACATTGGATACATGGCCCTGTGTTTTTGGATTAGCCGGATCAAACCAGTACATTCCGTTTTTTAATCTTACCACAATATCAGAAAGCTTGTTTGCCATCGACAACTTATTCACAGCTCCACCGTTGGTATGATGGGCACGGTAAGGATTTAACCAGACATGAAGCTCCAGTCCTCTTTTGTGGGCTTCTTCAATCCAGAACTGAAGCGGATCATAGTTAGGAGAAGGAGCAGTTCCTGTTTCTCCGGTCAGAAAGTAAGACCATGGCTCGATATTACTGGTATAGAGTGCATCTGCGGAAGGTCTGATCTGGAAGATAGCTGCATTAAAATTATTATCTTTCAGCATATCAAGCATACTGATTGCTTCTGCCTTCTGCTGTTCCACCGTAAGATCATTTCTTGAAGGCCAGTTGATATTGGCCACACTCGCGATCCATGCTCCACGGAATTCTCTTTTGATTTCCGGAAGAACCGTTCTGAAGTTTTCGTCAACTGGGGGAACCGGAGTTACAGGCTTTACCGTGGTAACCGGATCTTTAGGTTTTGATATATTAGTATTAGGTTTTGCTGTATTTTTTGCAGGCGTTCCTTTAAGGGAATTATTATTTGCGGTACATGCAGTACTGAAAGATGCCAAAACTCCCAGCAGATAAACTACTTTTATATTACTGATTTTCATATTGGGTTCTTGAAGAAGGAAATTCTAAGATATTAAAAATGCAAAGCTAAGAATATAAAGGTCATTTATCCGAATTTGAAAAGCTAAAGTTTCTTAAAAAAATGATCAGTACAAATAAAATATCTGTACTGATCGTTTTTTACATTTTTAATATGTTTTTAAAGAATCAGATCGTTTTATTCATCATGATTTTCTGTAAGATCTGTCTTATAGGTTTCGGGGATAAACAACACGTTAACGATAATGGCAACCACAACCAGAAAGACAGGATAAATTAAACCAATAAAAGGAGATAGTGCGGCACTTACCATAAAGGATGTCTTTATAAGTTCGGTTATAAAGGTGGTAGCCCCTCCTATGCAGCCGTTTCCCATATTCTGGGAGAATCCCATACTTGTATATCTTATTTTTGTAGGAAAAATTTCAAGCATAAAAGCACCCAGCGGCCCATAGGTGGCGGCTCCTGCAACGGAAAGCAGAAAACTGATCCCCATTATCTGTAAAACTGCACTATTACTAATGGCATGTACTTCAGTAAGCCCTTCCGGATTTCCAATTTTCATGAAAAGGTAAAAAGAAAGCGGAATCAGGATCAGACTGGAAACCAGTCCTCCAATAAGAACTTTTTTGCGTCCTATCTTATCACTTAAAGCACCAAAATACTGGTAAAAATAAGTACTGAAAAGCGTAACAACACCGGTAATCACTAAAACTGTATTTTCTTCAAGTTTTACAGAACGCTGCATAAAAAATAAGGTTACAAAAAGGCTGGTCTGCATTACTGAACTTTGTGCAGCATTACCCCCGAATATGGCTTTTAACATTGTTCTGATATTACCTTTTGTAGTGAAAGCATCTTTTATTGGGGCTTTGCTTGTTTTTCCGGCTTTTTTAAGCTCTTCAAAAACCGGACTTTCATGAAGTTTTTTTCTTGCAAAAAAGCTGAGCAGCACCAAAACAGAACTTAAAAGAAAGGGAATTCTCCACCCAAAAGCAGTAAAATCAGATTCGGACATTATACTTTTTACCATAAAAATAATGCCTAGACACACCAAAAGGCCTACCGGAACCGTAGCCTGTATAAATCCGGTATAAAATCCTCTTTTATGGGCAGGAGCATGCTCCGCTACGTATATCACCGCACCTGCATATTCACCACTGATAGCCAGCCCCTGCATCAGCCTGCAGATCAGCAGGAGAATGGGAGCCGCCCAACCTATCGTGGAAAAATGAGGAATACAGCCTATTAAAAATGTGGAAGCCCCCATTAGGACCAGTGAAAGAAGAAAGGAAGATTTTCTTCCTATTCTATCTCCGATATTACCGAAGATAAGAGAGCCAATAGGCCGGAACATAAATGATGAAACCACCACTGCCAAGGTTTCAAGAAAATGAGATTCTCCGGCGGGGAATAGGTTTACTGACAGCGTACCTGCAAGGAGTATGGCAAGAAACATGTCATACCACTCAATCAGAGTTCCTGCGGATGATGCTGTAATGATCGTAAATATATTATTTTGAGGGGTAATTCTTATTGTATCCATATTTTGTTATTTGTATTTTTTATTTGTTTAAACAAGACTTAAAACATAAAGAAAGTAGCAAGATGAAAACGGTTATTTACTGCCGTATACTCATTTCCAATTCCCCGTCCACTGCTTTGGGCATCTCCCCAAACGGCTACAGTATTTTCTACTTCAAATCTCAGCTTGATGGCTTTACTGAGTGACCAGTCTACACGCGGGACCACACGCCACAGATGATCTACACTCCTGCCGCCAGATGTTGCGGATACTGCACCCCAGGAAGCCGTAACACCATAAGCGTTTGCAGTTCTTCCCTGTACGGTTTCCCGGGTTCCCATGTTTTTCACGATTCCTCCAAAAAGCCCAAATGAAACTTTCTTATCAGTAGTCTGCTGAAAATCAATCCATGCGCTTCTGGTATTCATCGTATGGAAAATATCAGGTTCTTTAGAGGCAGAATATCCTACAAATCCGCCGAGCATTACCATAGAGGCTGCATTCTGGGACATCATAACAGAAGTACTGATCGTTAATGGCTTTGTAACTATCCTGGCATAAGCCATTGTTGTAAAGCTTTCCAAACGGCTGTCATTAACTACCGGAGGTGTACCGGAAGAAAGTTGGGGTTTCAAAACCTCATACTGTCCTGCAATTCCG of the Chryseobacterium aureum genome contains:
- a CDS encoding glycoside hydrolase family 10 protein, with amino-acid sequence MKISNIKVVYLLGVLASFSTACTANNNSLKGTPAKNTAKPNTNISKPKDPVTTVKPVTPVPPVDENFRTVLPEIKREFRGAWIASVANINWPSRNDLTVEQQKAEAISMLDMLKDNNFNAAIFQIRPSADALYTSNIEPWSYFLTGETGTAPSPNYDPLQFWIEEAHKRGLELHVWLNPYRAHHTNGGAVNKLSMANKLSDIVVRLKNGMYWFDPANPKTQGHVSNVVKDIVKRYDIDAVHFDDYFYPYATYNRGADFPDNATWNAYVSSGGTLSRADWRRDNVNKFVERIYKEIHAEKNNVKFGISPFGIWKPGYPAGIVGSSQYDELYADAKLWLNKGWVDYFSPQLYWPVDSKGQSFEALLSWWQSENTMNRHLWPGLNTVEIKVSDRPAEIKNQIAISRNILKNDAGEIHWSIAGLTKNANMLPALKNGPYNEKALVPKSPWIKAVPLQTPTLFIADNGSFAQTSWSTKNAADVFLWALFTQYNGVWQTEILTLDTLSKDIPKFKDGKKLNAIAIKAIDRLGNESDYTARKMK
- a CDS encoding MFS transporter is translated as MDTIRITPQNNIFTIITASSAGTLIEWYDMFLAILLAGTLSVNLFPAGESHFLETLAVVVSSFMFRPIGSLIFGNIGDRIGRKSSFLLSLVLMGASTFLIGCIPHFSTIGWAAPILLLICRLMQGLAISGEYAGAVIYVAEHAPAHKRGFYTGFIQATVPVGLLVCLGIIFMVKSIMSESDFTAFGWRIPFLLSSVLVLLSFFARKKLHESPVFEELKKAGKTSKAPIKDAFTTKGNIRTMLKAIFGGNAAQSSVMQTSLFVTLFFMQRSVKLEENTVLVITGVVTLFSTYFYQYFGALSDKIGRKKVLIGGLVSSLILIPLSFYLFMKIGNPEGLTEVHAISNSAVLQIMGISFLLSVAGAATYGPLGAFMLEIFPTKIRYTSMGFSQNMGNGCIGGATTFITELIKTSFMVSAALSPFIGLIYPVFLVVVAIIVNVLFIPETYKTDLTENHDE